The Balaenoptera acutorostrata chromosome 15, mBalAcu1.1, whole genome shotgun sequence genome contains a region encoding:
- the SRL gene encoding sarcalumenin has product MRALVLLCCFVASLLLPGQAELQVSASGGTEDVGSLLENHFSAGDASLEEKERALQAEAAPGETNLLLHPTDGREAGGSEKTAAGAPATNGLGSDAEASLCKASASKSASPGEPAGSGEEDTGPPGASALPPGGEAAPGEQGAPELSSGEGPGQEAEGQAGSGEVPEEAAEALRDDPAQGAAAGPPEPEDSGDSPSKEVETGGEGSPGPGPEPELPDGVADLDAEAAEGAEDQGEPSPSPASDARAEVGGAQEDRPAEGIPEDDEDAASYEEEGGEESEEDSGDGSSSEESGGASEEEEAGEEVGEGPQEAAGSSSSGEEGPRPSAEESHAGPEGAEAQEPKEEGPQEEAEDVSEEAPLRDRSHIEKTLMLNEDKPTDDFSVVLQRLRKIYHSSIKPLEQSYKYNELRQHEITDGEITSKPMVLFLGPWSVGKSTMINYLLGLENTRYQLYTGAEPTTSEFTVLMHGPKLKTIEGIVMAADSARSFSPLEKFGQNFLEKLIGIEVPHKLLERVTFVDTPGIIENRKQQERGYPFNDVCQWFIDRADLIFVVFDPTKLDVGLELEMLFRQLKGRESQIRIILNKADNLAMQMLMRVYGALFWSLAPLINVTEPPRVYVSSFWPYDYKPDTHRDLFLREEISLLEDLNQVIENRLENKIAFIRQYAIRVRIHALLVDRYLQTYKDKMTFFSDGELVFKDIVEDPDKFYIFKTILAKTNVSKFDLPNREAYKDFFGINPISSFKLLSQQCSYMGGCFLDKIERAITQELPSLLGSLGLGKNPGALNCDKTGCGETPKNRYRKP; this is encoded by the exons AACTGCAAGTTTCCGCTTCGGGTGGCACAGAAGATGTTGGCAGTTTGTTGGAGAATCATTTCTCTGCTGGAGACGCAAGTctagaggagaaggaaagggcgCTTCAGGCAGAAGCGGCCCCTGGAGAGACGAACCTGCTCCTTCACCCCACAGatggcagggaggctgggggctCTGAGAAGACAGCCGCCGGGGCCCCCGCCACCAACGGCCTGGGCTCTGATGCCGAAGCCAGCCTCTGCAAAGCCTCAGCCTCCAAGTCAGCTTCCCCCGGGGAACCTGCGGGGTCCGGGGAGGAAGATACGGGCCCGCCTGGAGCAAGCGCCCTTCCCCCAGGAGGGGAGGCGGCGCCCGGGGAGCAGGGGGCGCCAGAGCTCAGCTCAGGAGAGGGCCCAGGACAGGAGGCGGAGGGACAAGCTGGGAGTGGCGAGGTCCCCGAGGAAGCCGCGGAGGCGCTAAGGGACGACCCCGCGCAGGGAGCAGCAGCAGGGCCCCCAGAGCCTGAAGACTCAGGGGACTCTCCCAGCAAGGAGGTCGAgacaggaggggagggcagcCCAGGGCCCGGCCCGGAGCCAGAATTGCCAGATGGAGTCGCGGACTTGGACGCAGAAGCCGCGGAGGGGGCGGAGGACCAGGGggagcccagccccagcccagcgtCGGACGCGCGCGCAGAGGTGGGGGGCGCGCAGGAGGACCGCCCCGCAGAGGGGATCCCCGAGGACGATGAGGACGCGGCCTCCTACGAAGAAGAGGGGGGCGAAGAATCCGAAGAGGACAGCGGCGACGGGTCTAGTTCGGAAGAATCAGGGGGCGCCTCGGAGGAAGAAGAAGCCGGGGAGGAAGTCGGGGAAGGACCCCAGGAAGCGGCGGGAAGCTCGAGCAGTGGGGAAGAGGGGCCCCGACCAAGCGCTGAGGAGTCGCACGCTGGGCCCGAGGGGGCCGAGGCGCAGGAGCCCAAGGAGGAGGGGCCTCAGG AAGAGGCGGAAGATGTGAGTGAGGAAGCCCCGCTGAGGGACCGCTCCCACATTGAGAAAACTCTGATGCTAAATGAGGACAAGCCAACTGATGATTTCTCTG TGGTGCTGCAGCGGCTTCGAAAGATCTACCACTCATCCATCAAGCCCCTGGAGCAGTCTTACAAATACAATGAGCTTCGGCAGCATGAGATCACAG ATGGGGAAATCACATCCAAGCCAATGGTGCTGTTCCTGGGACCGTGGAGTGTTGGCAAATCCACCATGATAAACTATCTCCTTGGGCTGGAAAACACTCGCTACCAGCTCTATACAG GCGCCGAGCCCACCACCTCCGAGTTCACGGTCCTCATGCACGGGCCCAAGCTGAAGACCATCGAGGGTATCGTCATGGCTGCTGACAGTGCCCGGTCATTCTCGCCCCTTGAGAAGTTTGGCCAGAATTTCCTGGAGAAGCTGATCGGCATTGAGGTTCCCCACAAACTTCTGGAGCGGGTCACATTTGTGGATACGCCAGGCATCATCGAGAACCGCAAGCAACAAGAAAGAG GTTACCCGTTCAACGACGTGTGCCAGTGGTTCATCGACAGAGCGGACCTCATCTTTGTTGTCTTTGACCCAACCAAGCTGGACGTGGGTCTGGAGCTGGAGATGCTCTTCCGCCAGCTGAAGGGGCGTGAGTCCCAAATAAGGATCATCCTGAACAAAGCCGACAACCTGGCCATGCAGATGCTCATGAGGGTCTATGGGGCCCTCTTCTGGAGCCTGGCCCCGCTCATCAACGTCACAGAGCCCCCAAGGGTGTACGTCAGCTCCTTCTGGCCATATGACTACAAGCCCGACACCCACAGGGACCTGTTTCTCAGGGAAGAGATCTCCCTCCTGGAAGACCTGAATCAGGTGATTGAGAACAGGCTGGAGAACAAGATTGCCTTCATCCGCCAGTATGCCATCCGGGTCCGCATTCACGCCCTCCTGGTCGACCGCTACCTGCAGACATACAAGGACAAAATGACCTTCTTCAGTGATGGGGAACTGGTCTTTAAGGACATTGTGGAAGACCCTGATAAATTCTACATCTTCAAGACCATCCTGGCAAAGACCAACGTCAGCAAATTTGACCTTCCCAACCGCGAGGCCTATAAGGACTTCTTTGGCATCAACCCTATCTCCAGTTTCAAGCTCCTGTCCCAGCAGTGTTCCTACATGGGAGGTTGCTTTCTGGATAAGATTGAGCGGGCCATCACCCAGGAgctccccagcctcctgggaaGCCTTGGGCTGGGGAAGAATCCAGGTGCTCTCAACTGTGACAAAACAGGGTGTGGCGAAACCCCAAAGAATCGCTATAGGAAACCCTAG
- the LOC103015771 gene encoding 60S ribosomal protein L34-like has protein sequence MVQRLTYRRRLSYNTASNKTRLSRTPGNRIVYLYTKKVGKAPKSACGVCPGRLRGVRAVRPKVLMRLSKTKKHVSRAYGGSMCAKCVRDRIRRAFLIEEQKIVVKVLKAQAQSQKAK, from the coding sequence ATGGTTCAGCGTTTGACATACCGTCGTAGGCTGTCCTACAATACAGCCTCTAACAAAACCAGGCTGTCCCGAACCCCTGGTAATAGAATTGTTTACCTTTATACCAAGAAAGTTGGGAAAGCACCAAAATCTGCATGTGGCGTGTGCCCAGGCCGACTTCGAGGAGTTCGTGCTGTGAGACCTAAAGTTCTTATGAGGTTGTCTAAAACGAAAAAACATGTTAGCCGGGCCTATGGTGGTTCCATGTGTGCTAAATGTGTCCGCGACAGGATCAGGCGCGCTTTCCTCATTGAGGAGCAGAAAATCGTTGTGAAAGTGTTGAAAGCACAAGCACAGAGTCAGAAAgctaaataa